Below is a window of Pseudarthrobacter equi DNA.
GCACAGGATGATCCGGGCCCAGGGCGGGGACCCCGCCGCTAAGCTGCCGGTGGCCAGGGAGTCGGAGGTGGTTTACGCTCCGGCCGACGGCGTGGTGGTGGAACTGGATGCCCTTTCCGTGGGCGTTGCGGCTTGGCGCCTGGGAGCCGGACGTGCCCGCAAGGAGGATGCCGTGCAGGCAGGCGCAGGGGTGCGCATGCATGCCAAGCCGGGTGCTGTGGTCCGGGCCGGCGAACCGCTGATGACCCTGCTGACGGACACCCCTGAGCGTTTCGACCGGGCAAAGGAAGCGCTGGAGCACGCAGTGGTGATTGCACCGGAGGGTTCGCGGCCCGCACAGCAGTTGATCATTGACCGAATAGCATAGAAAGCTATGCAGGCCATCAATGACTTCATCCTCGCTGCAGCCGGACAACCCTGGGTACTCTTCCTCGTCCTGGCCTGTTGCGTCATTGACGGCTTCTTCCCTCCGATCCCCAGCGAGTCCGTCGTGGTGGGCCTCGCGGCCGTGGCCGCCACGGCGGACATACCCAATCCGTACGTCCTGATGGCCGTTGCTGCGCTGGGCGCGTTCGCCGGGGACAACATCGCCTACCTGATTGGCCGGAAGGTCGGCACCACCCGGTGGGCCTGGATGCGCGGCCAGCGCATGCAGGGCGCGTTCCGGTGGGCCGGCGCGGAACTGCGCAAACGGCCCGCCTCGCTGATCCTCGTGGCGCGGTTTGTCCCCATCGGCCGGGTTGCCGTCAACCTGACGGCCGGCGTAACCCACTACCACCACCTGCGTTTCGTCGGCCTGACCTGCCTGTCCGCAGCCTTGTGGGCGGCCTACTCGGTGGGTATCGGGCTGTTCTTCGGGCAGTGGTTCGAGGAGAACCACCTCCTGGGCGCTGCCATCGCCATCGTCTGCGCCGTGGCGCTTGGCATCATCGTGGACCTGGTGATTAACAAGCTCAGGGGCAAGCCCAACGTCGTGGACCGGATTCGCGAACCCGAAGCCTGAACCAGTCCCGCGGCGTCCCCTTCCGCGGCACCCCGTCTCCACCCGGGGGAGGAGGCCCGGACGGCGCCAAGATCAGCCGCTGGGACGACGCCGGCGCATGCGCTGCCGGGATAGCGTTGCAGTGGTGTTCCCGGGGCGGGGGCGTAGCGAACGACGCCTCCGCCGTGGGACACTTAGGAACGATTTCCGCTTTGGCTGCGTCGCTATGGCAGCGGCATTTTTGTCTAGGAGCAAGACTGCGTGGAGTTTATTAATGAGGCCGTGCTCCATGCAGCGGGCCAGTGGTGGATCTACCCGGTCCTCTTGGTGTTCTTTTTCGTGGACGGCTTCGCGATGGTGGTCCCCAGTGAGACCCTCATCGTCGCCCTGGCGGCCTTCTCCCGGCACAGCGGCGAACCCAACATGTGGATCCTTGGTGCCACCGCGCTGATCGGCGCCATGGCCGGAGACAACATGGCTTTCATGCTCGGCCGCAAAATCGGCCTGGACCGGTGGAAGTGGATGCGCAGGCCCAGGGTCCGGAAGGTCTTCAGCTGGGCGCGCTATGAACTGGATAAGCGCGGCGCGGTACTGATCTTCACCGCACGCTACATTCCCTGGGGCCGGGTGGCAGTCAACTACGTGGCGGGCAGCACCGGGTTCGGCCACCGCCGCTTCTTCGTCCTTGACGCCTTCGCCTGCCTCACCTGGGTGGGCTACTCCATCGGCATCGGCCTGCTGGCCAGCTCGTTCCCCTGGCTGCACCACAACCCGCTGCTCAGCGCCGGCATCGCCGTGGTGTTCGCCATCGTCCTGGGTGTCCTCCTGGACCACATGCTGCGCTGGTGGCACAAGCACCTGGCCCGCAAGGACGCCACGGAAGTGGACGAGTGGCTGGACGGCGGCCCCTCCGGTGCCCGGGACAGCTCAACCGGCGGTCCGGCATTCCTCGCACCGGCAGCCAAGGACGGCGGACCCACTGCCGCCTAGCGGCTGGCATTGAACCGGCACCCACCCTAAGGTGGGAACGTGACTGAGCCTATTGTTGACGAAGCCCCTGCCATCGATTTCGACCTGAAGAGCCTGCCGAAGGTGTCGCTGCACGACCATCTGGACGGCGGACTCCGTCCGGCCACCATCATCGAACTGGCGGAGGCCGTGGGCCACCAGCTCCCTTCCACCGATCCCGTGGCCCTGGGCGAATGGTTCCGCGAGTCCGCGGACTCCGGTTCCCTGGTCCGCTACCTCGAAACCTTCGATCACACGGTGGCCGTGATGCAGACGCACGAAGGCCTGGTCCGGGTAGCGAAGGAGTTCGTCGAGGATTTGGCGGACGACGGCGTGGTGTACGGCGAGGTGCGCTGGGCGCCGGAGCAGCACCTCCAGAAGGGACTCACCCTCGACGAGGCAGTCGAAGCGGTCCAGGAAGGCCTCGAAGCCGGTGTCGAGGCAGTCAGCGACAGCGGCCGCGAAATCCAGGTGGGTCAGCTCATTACCGCGATGCGCCATGCCGACCGCGGCCAGGAGATCGCCGAGCTGGCCGTCCGCCACCGCAACAAGGGCGCAGTCGGTTTCGACATCGCCGGGGCCGAGGACGGCTTCCTGCCGTCCCGCTTCCGTGACGCCTTCACCTACCTGGCGCAGCAGAACTTCCCCGCCACTGTCCACGCCGGCGAAGCGGCGGGCCTGGACAGCATCCAGTCCGCCCTCGTGGACGGCCGCGCGCTGCGCCTGGGCCACGGCGTCCGGATCGCCGAGGACGTCACGGTGGAATTCGACGAAGACACCGAATCCGAGGACACGGTGGGCCTGGTCACTCTGGGCGATCTGTCGAGCTGGATCCGGGACCGCGGCATCGCCCTGGAAATCTGCCCGTCGTCCAACCTCCAGACCGGAGCAATCGCCGCTTTCGGTGAGGGCATCGAAAGCCACCCCCTGGACATGCTTTACCAGCTGGGCTTCAACGTCACCATCAACACCGACAACCGCCTCATGAGCGGCGTCACCCTCACGGATGAGTTCGAACTGCTCGTGGA
It encodes the following:
- a CDS encoding DedA family protein; the encoded protein is MQAINDFILAAAGQPWVLFLVLACCVIDGFFPPIPSESVVVGLAAVAATADIPNPYVLMAVAALGAFAGDNIAYLIGRKVGTTRWAWMRGQRMQGAFRWAGAELRKRPASLILVARFVPIGRVAVNLTAGVTHYHHLRFVGLTCLSAALWAAYSVGIGLFFGQWFEENHLLGAAIAIVCAVALGIIVDLVINKLRGKPNVVDRIREPEA
- a CDS encoding DedA family protein encodes the protein MEFINEAVLHAAGQWWIYPVLLVFFFVDGFAMVVPSETLIVALAAFSRHSGEPNMWILGATALIGAMAGDNMAFMLGRKIGLDRWKWMRRPRVRKVFSWARYELDKRGAVLIFTARYIPWGRVAVNYVAGSTGFGHRRFFVLDAFACLTWVGYSIGIGLLASSFPWLHHNPLLSAGIAVVFAIVLGVLLDHMLRWWHKHLARKDATEVDEWLDGGPSGARDSSTGGPAFLAPAAKDGGPTAA
- a CDS encoding adenosine deaminase; this encodes MTEPIVDEAPAIDFDLKSLPKVSLHDHLDGGLRPATIIELAEAVGHQLPSTDPVALGEWFRESADSGSLVRYLETFDHTVAVMQTHEGLVRVAKEFVEDLADDGVVYGEVRWAPEQHLQKGLTLDEAVEAVQEGLEAGVEAVSDSGREIQVGQLITAMRHADRGQEIAELAVRHRNKGAVGFDIAGAEDGFLPSRFRDAFTYLAQQNFPATVHAGEAAGLDSIQSALVDGRALRLGHGVRIAEDVTVEFDEDTESEDTVGLVTLGDLSSWIRDRGIALEICPSSNLQTGAIAAFGEGIESHPLDMLYQLGFNVTINTDNRLMSGVTLTDEFELLVETFDYDLDDLLELTLNAAEAAFLPLEEKEALVEYINDAYANLG